From Thermococcus sp.:
TAGAGATCGTCGCCGGGATTAACTTGGAATGTTCCGGACCGACAAGCATTCTGGCTATGTGGGGAACCATAAGCCCTACCCAGCCGATTATCCCGGTGAACGAAACAACGAGCGTCGTCATTAGAGCCGAGATGAAGACGAATATCCCCCTCCAGAGGTGCACGTTCAGACCCAGAAGCTCGGCCTCGTCGCCAAGACTCATCGCGTTGAGGTTCCAGCGAAGGAGGAAGAGAATGACGGCAAGGATCAGAACGCCTGGAAGGGAGTAGAGCACCATCTTCTCCGTTGCACCGGAGAGGCTTCCCATCAGCCATATCACCAGTGCAGATAGACTCTCACTCGGCAGGAGGAGCTCAAGGAGGGAGAGCAAAGCCGAGAAAAGAGCGGTGACAATTATGCCGGCTAAAATGAGAGAGACCGTTGAGACCCTTCCGTTTATCCTGGCCATCCAGTAGGCTAAGAAAACCGCCAGAAGACCGAAGATGAGCGCCAACGGTGCAACTCCCGCGGAGGGCAGGAAGGCAACCGCTATGGCCGCTCCAAAGGCAACTCCCGAGGAGACTCCGAGGATGTATGTGCCAACGAGAGGGTTCCGAAAGACCGCCTGAAGGGTCATTCCCCCTAGACTTAGTGCTATCCCGGCCGAGATGCCCATGAGCGTCCTCGGCAGGCGTATGTCCTTTATTATGATGATGGCGCCCGGCGTCAGGTGGAGGGGATCCGTCGGATAACTGCCCACGAAGATTCCGAGGAGTATAGCGACCGTGGGGAGGGCTATAAGGGTAAGTTGCTTTCTCATCATTCAACACCGCAGAGGTTGTAAAGTTCTTTCGCGGGCTTTTCCCAGTCGGGGAAGTCCTTTCTATGGACGAGCCTTCCAATCTGGTAAATTCCTGGAATCAAACGGGGACTCCAGCGCATAAAGCTTTCCCCGTCGAGGGCAGAGCCGACGATGTGAACGTTGCCCTCGTCAACAGCTTTAACCTTCCTCCACTCGGCTGAATCAAACATCTCATCCCTTATCCCTTCTAACTTCTCCCTGTTAGTTAGGATACTCGTTAGGAGGAAGAGGTGGTCAGCGTCGCTGAAGCGCCTGATGAAGTCCCTCTCTCTCAGAGGATAGACCTTTCTCTCGGTTTTAAGTCTCTTCCCGAGGCTTTCGGCGTGAGCTTTTTTGATTGCATCGCTTATAACGTTGGTTCCAGTAACGACGTTTATTCCCCTATAGAGCACCGCTACCTTGGGTCTATCCTCTAGCGATTGATTTATCTCCCTTATCCTCTCAAGATGCTTCCTGTAGAACTCCTCAAGCCTTGAGAAGTCCCCTCCTGTTTTTTCTGCTATCAGCCTGCTACCATCAACGAGATCCTCAATTGTAATGAAGTCGAGCAAAAGGACCTCGGCGTTGATCCTCCCCGCGAAGGAATAAAGCTCATCGCTGGAGTGCAGGTTCTCGACCTTAAAATCGAGGATGAGCTTAGGTTTTGTCCCCTCGAGGACATCCCAGTAGGTCTTCTTG
This genomic window contains:
- a CDS encoding iron ABC transporter permease, encoding MRKQLTLIALPTVAILLGIFVGSYPTDPLHLTPGAIIIIKDIRLPRTLMGISAGIALSLGGMTLQAVFRNPLVGTYILGVSSGVAFGAAIAVAFLPSAGVAPLALIFGLLAVFLAYWMARINGRVSTVSLILAGIIVTALFSALLSLLELLLPSESLSALVIWLMGSLSGATEKMVLYSLPGVLILAVILFLLRWNLNAMSLGDEAELLGLNVHLWRGIFVFISALMTTLVVSFTGIIGWVGLMVPHIARMLVGPEHSKLIPATISIGITVMVLADVVVRLLPGDIPVGIITTLVGVPFFGYLLRKTGGGWS